Proteins from one Patescibacteria group bacterium genomic window:
- the pth gene encoding aminoacyl-tRNA hydrolase — protein sequence MRLFIALGNPDKEYEHTRHNFGWLAIDSLATKKELNWTKDKASNSLVTSFLNGREKIILAKPLTYMNDSGKAVKALKKYYKLPTNKIIILHDDVDLLFGKIRLSKSRGAGGHRGIESVIKYLKSKDFKRIRLGIGPQKGKSEEFVLKKFNSEEKKMLTEIIDTNYLIIETLLEKNFDKAANKYN from the coding sequence ATGAGACTTTTTATTGCCCTGGGCAATCCAGACAAAGAATATGAGCACACCCGCCACAATTTTGGCTGGTTAGCTATTGATTCTTTGGCTACAAAAAAAGAATTAAATTGGACCAAAGATAAAGCTAGTAATAGTCTGGTAACCAGCTTCTTAAACGGCCGAGAAAAAATAATATTAGCTAAACCGCTGACTTACATGAATGATTCTGGTAAAGCTGTAAAAGCTCTAAAAAAATATTATAAACTCCCCACCAATAAAATAATAATTCTCCATGATGATGTGGATCTGCTATTTGGCAAGATAAGACTTTCCAAATCACGAGGCGCTGGTGGTCATCGTGGGATAGAATCAGTAATCAAATATCTCAAATCCAAAGATTTTAAAAGAATCAGGCTGGGTATCGGCCCTCAAAAAGGTAAATCAGAAGAATTTGTCTTAAAAAAATTTAACTCTGAAGAAAAGAAAATGCTAACAGAAATAATTGATACCAACTACCTGATAATAGAGACTCTTCTAGAAAAAAACTTTGACAAAGCGGCCAATAAATACAACTAA
- a CDS encoding leucyl aminopeptidase, whose protein sequence is MELVFSQLEDKQAEILFFPVLTAKGQAEKLISSLAYDDEKSILKRLKRENFTAELGQSFVIHDDNQSVVILGTGQEKKLSPLEWRELAGNIIIYLRQYSAQKVGLDVKYWLKGTGDAARLAQSIAEGLYLANYEFVKYKKNDKSKIKVDIKELYIYSAEKQAYKFRAGFEIGRLMAQGTAKGRDLVNEPAGHMTPNFLAEEALSIAKNNKNITVKVFDKEKISQLKMDAFLGISKGSSQPPKFIHLIYKPKGRAKDKIALVGKGLTFDSGGLNVKPWEGMQQMKIDMGGAAAVLGVFSVIDKLQPKVEVHGIIAACENMSSGSAIKPGDVVANMQGKTIEIGHTDAEGRVTLADSLAYAQKQDIKKIVDIATLTGAIMFALGPQYGGLFSSDDKLSKDLLRSANLAGESLWQMPLAPEYKDFNESKIADIKNIGTTRLGGSILAAWFLKYFVEDDVAWAHIDIAAPAYAEKPFNSYVPTGGVGFGVRTFLEWLNYI, encoded by the coding sequence ATGGAATTAGTATTTTCCCAGTTGGAGGATAAACAGGCTGAAATATTGTTTTTTCCTGTTTTGACCGCTAAGGGGCAAGCTGAAAAATTGATAAGCAGTCTTGCTTATGATGATGAAAAATCAATTTTAAAAAGGCTAAAAAGAGAAAATTTTACGGCCGAGCTTGGTCAGAGTTTTGTGATACATGATGACAATCAATCAGTGGTAATTTTGGGTACTGGCCAAGAAAAAAAACTAAGCCCTTTGGAATGGCGTGAATTAGCCGGAAATATAATTATTTATTTAAGACAATATAGTGCTCAAAAAGTAGGTCTGGATGTAAAATATTGGCTAAAAGGGACTGGCGACGCAGCTCGTTTGGCTCAATCTATAGCCGAGGGATTGTATTTGGCTAATTATGAATTTGTAAAATATAAAAAAAACGATAAAAGTAAAATAAAAGTAGACATTAAAGAGTTATATATTTATTCGGCTGAGAAACAGGCTTATAAATTTAGAGCTGGTTTTGAGATTGGTCGTTTGATGGCCCAGGGCACAGCCAAAGGCCGTGATTTGGTCAACGAGCCGGCCGGTCATATGACGCCAAATTTTTTGGCTGAAGAGGCTTTGTCTATCGCCAAAAACAATAAAAATATAACAGTCAAAGTCTTTGACAAGGAAAAAATATCTCAGCTGAAGATGGATGCTTTTTTAGGTATTAGTAAAGGCTCAAGTCAGCCACCAAAATTCATTCATTTAATTTATAAACCAAAAGGAAGAGCAAAAGACAAAATTGCCTTAGTGGGCAAAGGGCTTACTTTTGATAGCGGAGGACTAAATGTCAAACCATGGGAAGGTATGCAGCAGATGAAAATAGACATGGGTGGCGCGGCAGCTGTCTTAGGAGTATTTTCAGTGATAGATAAGCTTCAACCAAAGGTAGAGGTGCACGGCATTATTGCTGCTTGTGAAAATATGTCCTCAGGCAGTGCTATCAAACCAGGGGATGTGGTGGCCAATATGCAAGGTAAAACTATTGAGATAGGCCATACCGATGCCGAAGGCCGTGTTACTTTGGCAGATTCTTTGGCTTATGCCCAAAAACAAGATATCAAAAAAATAGTAGACATTGCTACTTTGACAGGAGCTATTATGTTTGCTCTGGGGCCACAGTATGGGGGATTGTTTAGTTCAGATGACAAGTTAAGTAAAGATTTGCTTAGATCGGCTAATTTGGCCGGAGAGAGCCTGTGGCAAATGCCATTGGCACCAGAGTATAAGGATTTTAATGAAAGCAAAATTGCCGATATAAAAAATATAGGCACCACTCGTTTGGGGGGCTCTATATTGGCTGCTTGGTTTTTGAAATATTTTGTGGAAGACGATGTAGCCTGGGCGCATATTGATATTGCCGCACCAGCTTATGCAGAAAAACCATTTAATAGTTATGTTCCTACTGGTGGTGTCGGATTTGGCGTCAGGACATTTCTAGAGTGGTTGAATTATATATAA
- a CDS encoding CDP-alcohol phosphatidyltransferase family protein, with protein sequence MNTPVKYYWMIRFRKWLDSFVMEGVPLPNINPDIVSIISVFVLAFAFLYPLDWWIFIFVFLSLLLDWFDGVIARKYNRATRHGYWVDIVCDRLGELIIAIYSPLLWLPFFILNIILTFINTKTKVHLILPIRLAFLVFLLFKIFGIDFGWI encoded by the coding sequence ATGAATACCCCTGTAAAATATTATTGGATGATAAGATTTCGTAAATGGCTGGACAGTTTTGTGATGGAAGGAGTACCACTGCCAAATATCAATCCTGACATAGTATCCATTATATCGGTTTTTGTTTTGGCTTTTGCTTTTTTGTATCCTCTGGATTGGTGGATTTTTATTTTTGTGTTTTTGTCACTACTTCTTGACTGGTTTGATGGGGTCATTGCCCGCAAATATAACAGAGCGACCAGGCACGGCTATTGGGTAGATATTGTATGTGACAGATTAGGAGAGTTGATAATAGCTATTTATTCACCTCTTTTGTGGCTACCTTTTTTTATTTTAAATATAATTCTTACTTTTATAAACACCAAAACAAAAGTTCATCTGATATTGCCAATTCGTTTGGCTTTTCTTGTATTTTTGCTGTTCAAAATTTTTGGTATAGATTTTGGTTGGATATAA
- the rplA gene encoding 50S ribosomal protein L1, with translation MAKISKRLKEARAKIEADKVYGIEEAVKLVKETSQVKFDASVEVHANLGIDPKKGDQIIRNSVVLPHGTGKTVKVAAFVPEDKVKEAKAAGADIAGGQELIEEIKKTSKTDFDIAVTVPEMMPKLAVVAKILGQKGLMPNPKTGTIGPDVTKMVSELKKGKVSYKNDNNANVHLSIGKISFDDAQLVENFNVFFDSLRKSKPQSVKGTYLKSLYLTSSMGPSIKLQMN, from the coding sequence ATGGCAAAAATAAGTAAACGTTTGAAAGAAGCTAGGGCCAAGATTGAAGCTGATAAAGTCTACGGCATTGAAGAAGCTGTCAAATTGGTCAAAGAAACTAGTCAAGTAAAATTTGACGCTTCAGTTGAAGTGCATGCCAATTTGGGTATTGACCCAAAAAAAGGTGATCAGATTATCAGAAACTCAGTTGTCCTTCCACACGGTACTGGCAAGACAGTTAAGGTAGCGGCTTTTGTACCAGAAGATAAAGTCAAAGAAGCCAAAGCGGCTGGTGCAGATATTGCTGGCGGCCAAGAGCTGATTGAAGAAATCAAAAAGACTTCTAAAACTGACTTTGACATTGCTGTCACAGTTCCAGAAATGATGCCAAAGTTGGCTGTGGTGGCCAAGATTTTGGGACAAAAAGGCCTTATGCCAAATCCTAAAACTGGTACTATTGGCCCTGATGTTACTAAGATGGTTTCCGAACTGAAAAAAGGTAAGGTGTCATACAAAAATGATAATAATGCTAATGTTCATCTGAGTATTGGCAAAATATCATTTGATGATGCTCAGTTGGTAGAAAACTTTAATGTATTTTTTGATTCTTTGAGAAAGTCAAAACCACAGAGCGTGAAAGGCACTTATTTGAAGTCTCTATATTTGACTTCTTCTATGGGGCCTAGTATTAAACTGCAAATGAATTAA
- the rplK gene encoding 50S ribosomal protein L11 has protein sequence MAKEIKQIVKLQIQGGKATPAPPVGTALGPHGLDIQAFCTQFNEATKDRMGEVVPVEMTIYEDRTFNFVLKTAPASEMIKKKINLKSGSGRPLQQKVGVLTQTQLTEIAQAKMPDLNTNDIEAAKKIIAGTARQMGVKIEE, from the coding sequence ATGGCAAAAGAAATCAAACAAATTGTCAAATTACAAATTCAAGGAGGTAAAGCTACACCAGCTCCTCCGGTTGGAACAGCGCTCGGTCCACATGGTTTGGATATCCAAGCTTTTTGTACTCAGTTCAACGAAGCTACCAAAGACAGGATGGGAGAAGTTGTCCCGGTAGAGATGACAATTTATGAGGACAGGACTTTTAATTTTGTATTAAAGACTGCTCCAGCTTCTGAGATGATAAAGAAAAAGATAAACCTCAAAAGCGGATCAGGCAGACCTTTGCAGCAAAAAGTTGGTGTGCTTACTCAGACACAGTTGACAGAGATAGCTCAGGCCAAAATGCCAGACCTAAACACCAATGATATTGAAGCTGCTAAAAAGATAATTGCTGGTACTGCCCGTCAGATGGGCGTAAAGATAGAGGAATAA
- the nusG gene encoding transcription termination/antitermination protein NusG: MPKQTAQQGRRWYVLHTYSGYEENVSRNLKQRIESMDMEDKIFDVLIPTETKIKIKNGKRKTVKEKIFPGYVLVNMVVTDASWYVVRNTPNVTGFVGSGTTPTPVSEAEIKQLMQRMGKEEPEFKIDIDIDDVVKITDGPFKDYEGKISDIDQARGKAKVLVSMFGRETPVELDFLQIKKL, translated from the coding sequence ATGCCAAAGCAAACAGCACAACAAGGTCGACGCTGGTATGTCCTACACACCTATTCTGGATATGAAGAAAATGTTTCTCGCAATCTCAAGCAGAGGATTGAATCTATGGATATGGAAGATAAAATTTTTGATGTTTTGATTCCAACTGAAACCAAGATAAAGATCAAAAATGGTAAAAGAAAAACCGTCAAAGAAAAAATCTTTCCCGGTTATGTTTTGGTAAATATGGTGGTGACTGATGCTTCTTGGTATGTCGTCCGAAACACTCCAAATGTTACTGGTTTTGTGGGTTCTGGTACTACTCCTACTCCTGTTTCAGAGGCGGAGATAAAACAACTGATGCAGAGAATGGGCAAAGAAGAACCAGAGTTTAAGATTGATATTGATATTGACGATGTGGTCAAGATTACTGATGGACCATTCAAAGATTATGAAGGTAAAATTTCCGATATTGACCAAGCTAGAGGCAAAGCCAAAGTGCTTGTTTCCATGTTTGGTCGTGAAACTCCAGTTGAGTTAGACTTTTTACAAATTAAGAAATTATAA
- the secE gene encoding preprotein translocase subunit SecE, whose product MNKFANYLIGAKEELSKVVWPSRQTTINHTLMVIGVSLVVALFLGLVDLGLSKALEGLI is encoded by the coding sequence ATGAATAAATTCGCAAACTATCTAATAGGCGCTAAAGAAGAATTATCAAAAGTAGTTTGGCCAAGTAGACAAACTACTATTAATCACACTTTGATGGTGATTGGTGTATCTTTGGTGGTCGCTTTATTTTTGGGGTTAGTTGACTTAGGTTTGAGTAAAGCATTAGAAGGTCTGATTTAA
- the gyrB gene encoding DNA topoisomerase (ATP-hydrolyzing) subunit B → MPKKQVKSDLKKANKSAGYTAEQITVLEGLAPVRKRPGMYIGNTAATGLHHLIWEAVDNGIDEAMTGNADTIEVMLLPEGRVSVSDNGRGIPVEKHKVSKKSALETVMTTLHAGGKFGDGGYKVSGGLHGVGISVVNALSTWMRTEVKRDGKLWVQEYKQGKPTSKVKPVGNSKESGTTQIWQPDATIFTVTDFDWDTIIDHLRQQAYLTKGIKINVYDKRDDKNIKAHKFYFEGGIASYIRHLNNGNEVKQEKVFYVNKERDGIDVEVAFQYTEDFRENVYAFANNISNPEGGSHMVGFRTALTRVLNKYARKNNFLKEKDQNLTAEDVREGLTAIVSVKLGDPQFEGQTKAKLGNAEVRPAVESVFAEALEIFLEENPRDAKEMLGKCLLAAQARMAARSARETVLRKGALDGMTLPGKLADCSSRDPKECELYIVEGDSAGGSAKQGRDRRFQAILPLRGKILNVERARLDKMLANNEIKSLIIALGTNIGEQFDLESLRYDRVVIMTDADVDGAHIRTLLLTFFYRHFPDMIRHGHIYIAQPPLFRVQKGKDVDYVYNEGALEDLKQKYGISEEDLVQAEVSETDEEDTKEETEEEKASAKKVPKVNIQRYKGLGEMNPSQLWETTMDPATRLMKQINIEEAARADQTFEILMGSDVAPRKKFIQTHAKSVKNLDI, encoded by the coding sequence ATGCCAAAAAAACAAGTAAAATCAGACTTGAAAAAAGCAAATAAATCAGCCGGCTATACTGCTGAGCAGATTACTGTACTTGAAGGTCTGGCTCCAGTCAGAAAAAGACCGGGTATGTATATTGGTAATACTGCTGCTACAGGTTTGCATCACTTGATCTGGGAGGCAGTTGACAATGGTATTGATGAAGCTATGACTGGCAATGCCGATACTATTGAAGTGATGCTTTTGCCAGAGGGTAGAGTATCAGTTTCTGACAATGGTCGCGGTATTCCAGTAGAAAAACATAAAGTCTCCAAAAAATCTGCTCTAGAGACTGTCATGACAACACTGCATGCTGGAGGCAAATTTGGCGACGGCGGATACAAAGTATCTGGCGGTTTGCACGGCGTAGGTATATCAGTCGTCAATGCTTTGTCTACTTGGATGAGGACTGAGGTCAAGCGTGATGGCAAGCTTTGGGTTCAAGAGTACAAGCAAGGCAAGCCAACTAGCAAAGTAAAGCCAGTCGGTAATAGTAAAGAAAGTGGCACTACTCAGATTTGGCAGCCTGATGCAACTATTTTTACAGTGACTGATTTTGATTGGGACACTATCATAGACCACTTGAGACAGCAGGCATACCTTACCAAAGGCATCAAAATAAATGTCTATGACAAACGGGATGATAAAAATATAAAAGCACACAAATTTTATTTTGAAGGCGGTATTGCCTCATACATCAGACATCTCAACAATGGTAATGAAGTAAAACAGGAAAAAGTATTTTATGTAAATAAAGAAAGAGATGGTATAGATGTAGAAGTTGCCTTTCAATATACGGAAGATTTTAGAGAAAATGTTTATGCTTTTGCCAACAATATTTCCAATCCGGAAGGTGGTAGTCATATGGTTGGTTTTAGGACAGCACTTACCAGGGTATTAAACAAATATGCCAGGAAAAATAATTTTCTAAAAGAAAAAGATCAAAATCTTACAGCTGAAGATGTCCGTGAAGGCCTGACAGCTATTGTTAGTGTCAAATTGGGAGATCCTCAATTTGAAGGTCAGACCAAAGCCAAGCTTGGTAATGCTGAAGTGCGCCCAGCTGTAGAGTCAGTCTTTGCCGAAGCATTAGAAATATTTTTGGAAGAAAACCCTCGTGATGCCAAAGAGATGTTGGGCAAGTGTCTATTGGCCGCACAGGCTCGTATGGCCGCTAGATCAGCTAGAGAAACAGTACTTCGTAAAGGTGCTTTAGACGGTATGACACTGCCTGGCAAGTTGGCGGATTGTTCTAGTCGTGATCCCAAAGAATGTGAACTCTATATAGTAGAGGGTGATTCAGCTGGTGGTAGTGCCAAACAAGGCCGTGACAGGCGTTTTCAGGCAATATTGCCACTTAGAGGTAAAATATTAAATGTTGAGCGCGCCAGGCTTGATAAGATGCTAGCCAACAATGAAATTAAATCTTTGATTATAGCCCTGGGCACAAATATTGGTGAGCAATTTGATTTGGAAAGTTTGAGATATGATCGGGTAGTTATTATGACTGATGCTGATGTTGATGGCGCTCATATTAGAACACTACTACTTACTTTCTTTTATCGTCATTTTCCAGATATGATAAGACATGGTCATATTTATATTGCTCAACCGCCACTTTTTAGGGTGCAAAAAGGCAAAGATGTAGATTATGTCTACAATGAAGGTGCTTTGGAAGACCTCAAACAAAAATATGGTATTTCGGAAGAGGACTTAGTCCAAGCCGAAGTGTCTGAAACTGACGAAGAAGATACTAAAGAAGAAACAGAAGAAGAAAAGGCTAGCGCCAAAAAAGTGCCAAAGGTAAATATCCAGCGTTACAAAGGTTTAGGTGAGATGAACCCGAGCCAGCTCTGGGAGACTACTATGGATCCGGCCACTCGTTTGATGAAGCAGATAAATATTGAAGAAGCAGCTCGAGCTGATCAGACTTTTGAGATACTGATGGGATCTGATGTGGCTCCTCGCAAAAAATTCATTCAGACTCACGCCAAGTCAGTCAAAAATCTAGATATATAA
- the pheT gene encoding phenylalanine--tRNA ligase subunit beta: MYLSLDWIKEWVKLPKDIKPEKLALDFTMSTVEVEEIIDKAQNLENVVVGKIEEITKHPDADRLHVCQVNLAETTEQIVCGGENLSKGMLVAVAKPGSKVKWHGQGELVSLEKTKIRGVESNGMIAAAEELGLGDLFPQKSEKEIIDLTNLKLKVGQDLAQALKLNDLVIDIDNKSINHRPDLWGQYGLARELAAIYKLKLKAYALGDLKTKSEVKLKVDVKDKENCFRYMGLIIKNITVADSPWWLKKRLESVGIRPINNIVDVTNYVMYELGQPMHAFDSSHIEDHHIVIKQAAKGEKFVTLDGESRKLPEGALMIADSHKYVALAGIMGGQNSEISADTTDIILESANFKASSIRHTSVAMGLRSESSARFEKSLDPLLAELAIKKAVQMILSFCPEAYTASSLVDINNNPFKEINLEVSEELINKRFGVVIPTIEIKDILKRLQFEVKYKAKIFYITVPSFRATKDISIPEDIVEEVARIYGYDNIQASLPAVEIVEPKLDLAHQAQKNIKRWFSFTQAYNEVYNYPFTDQAWAKKIGLELNEHIKVKNTLSPEQSYLNMSLLPNLLARAEENLRWFDEFKIYELERIFDKRSKGVYQTDNSQVRFLPKQDKYLSGVEVSKANQRDLFLSIKGMLESLMEYINLNVNFEEVNFDYAYLAYNIKHQDIVLGNFGILSSDLFDSGGAKVNIAFFQINFSLLVKYINKVKKYQPLPKFPAIYRDMAIVVEKDLRWQDISREVSKVSALIKNLEPFDEYSDNMKTGTKSLAFHIEFRSSDRTLLSEDIDKIMKQIQDILAKKFNASLR; this comes from the coding sequence ATGTATTTGTCACTTGATTGGATAAAAGAGTGGGTAAAGCTGCCCAAAGATATAAAACCAGAAAAACTGGCTCTTGATTTTACTATGTCTACCGTTGAAGTAGAGGAAATTATAGACAAGGCTCAGAATTTGGAAAATGTAGTAGTTGGTAAGATTGAAGAAATCACCAAACATCCTGATGCTGACAGACTGCATGTTTGCCAAGTAAATCTGGCAGAAACAACCGAACAGATAGTTTGTGGTGGTGAAAATCTAAGCAAAGGAATGCTAGTGGCAGTAGCCAAACCTGGATCAAAGGTCAAATGGCACGGTCAGGGAGAGCTTGTAAGTTTGGAAAAAACCAAGATAAGAGGTGTTGAGTCAAACGGCATGATTGCCGCTGCTGAAGAGCTTGGTTTAGGGGATCTTTTTCCGCAAAAATCTGAAAAAGAGATTATTGATCTGACAAATTTAAAATTAAAAGTTGGCCAAGATTTGGCTCAGGCATTAAAGCTTAATGATTTGGTCATTGATATAGACAATAAATCTATCAATCATCGTCCTGATCTCTGGGGGCAGTATGGTTTGGCCAGAGAGTTGGCGGCTATATACAAGCTCAAGCTCAAAGCTTATGCGTTGGGTGACTTAAAAACAAAATCAGAAGTAAAACTCAAAGTTGATGTCAAAGACAAGGAAAATTGTTTTCGCTACATGGGTCTGATCATCAAAAATATTACCGTAGCTGACTCACCATGGTGGCTCAAAAAAAGATTAGAGAGTGTTGGTATTAGACCAATAAATAATATAGTAGATGTGACCAATTATGTTATGTATGAGTTGGGTCAGCCAATGCACGCTTTTGATAGTAGTCATATAGAGGATCATCATATTGTAATCAAGCAAGCGGCCAAAGGCGAAAAATTTGTGACTTTAGATGGTGAAAGTCGCAAATTACCAGAAGGAGCCTTGATGATTGCTGATAGCCACAAATATGTGGCTTTGGCTGGTATTATGGGAGGTCAAAATAGTGAGATAAGTGCAGACACCACAGATATTATTTTAGAATCAGCCAATTTCAAAGCTAGTAGTATCAGGCATACTTCGGTTGCTATGGGTCTTAGGTCAGAGAGCTCCGCTCGTTTTGAGAAGTCCCTAGATCCACTTTTGGCTGAGCTAGCTATCAAAAAAGCTGTTCAGATGATATTGTCGTTTTGCCCAGAGGCTTATACAGCTAGTTCACTGGTAGATATAAATAATAATCCTTTTAAAGAAATAAATCTGGAAGTTTCAGAAGAATTGATAAATAAACGTTTTGGAGTAGTTATACCTACTATAGAAATAAAAGATATTTTAAAGAGACTTCAATTTGAGGTAAAATATAAAGCCAAAATTTTTTATATTACAGTGCCTTCTTTTAGGGCAACCAAGGATATTTCTATTCCTGAGGACATAGTAGAAGAGGTAGCTAGAATTTATGGTTATGACAACATTCAGGCTAGTTTGCCGGCGGTAGAGATTGTAGAGCCGAAGCTGGACTTGGCTCATCAAGCACAAAAAAATATCAAAAGATGGTTTAGCTTTACTCAGGCATATAATGAGGTGTATAACTACCCATTTACTGATCAGGCTTGGGCCAAAAAAATCGGTCTGGAACTAAATGAGCATATCAAAGTAAAAAATACTTTGAGTCCGGAGCAGAGTTACCTCAATATGTCTCTTTTGCCAAATTTGTTGGCCAGAGCTGAAGAAAATTTGCGCTGGTTTGATGAGTTTAAGATTTATGAGCTAGAAAGGATATTTGATAAAAGAAGCAAGGGCGTTTATCAGACAGATAATTCACAAGTTAGATTTTTGCCAAAACAAGATAAATATTTATCTGGAGTAGAGGTTAGCAAAGCCAATCAAAGAGATTTGTTTTTATCCATCAAAGGTATGCTAGAGTCTCTCATGGAATATATTAATCTTAATGTAAATTTTGAAGAAGTTAATTTTGATTATGCGTATTTGGCATATAACATCAAACATCAGGATATAGTCTTGGGAAATTTTGGGATATTATCTTCGGATTTGTTTGATAGCGGTGGAGCTAAAGTAAATATTGCTTTTTTCCAAATCAATTTTAGTCTCTTGGTAAAATATATAAATAAGGTCAAAAAATATCAGCCTTTGCCAAAATTTCCGGCTATTTATCGTGATATGGCTATAGTGGTAGAAAAAGATCTTAGATGGCAAGATATTAGCCGAGAGGTGTCTAAAGTATCGGCCTTGATAAAAAATCTAGAGCCATTTGATGAGTACTCAGACAATATGAAAACTGGCACAAAGTCTTTGGCTTTCCACATTGAATTTAGAAGTAGCGATAGGACTTTACTTTCGGAAGATATAGACAAAATTATGAAACAAATCCAGGACATTTTGGCCAAAAAATTCAACGCAAGTTTACGCTAA
- the pheS gene encoding phenylalanine--tRNA ligase subunit alpha: protein MEKRLQDLKKQFEEEIKNVKDSELLADLKTKYLGRKGKLTIVLKDVKDLAQEERPRLGKLANQVKEELSMIFSKTENIFKNQTGQNIDFDPTMPGIRREAGHLHPSTLVQYEIEDIFASMGFGVYDGPQVESDYYNFTALNTPDDHPSRDSQDTFWLEDNMLLRSQTSNLQVRMLEKHGVPFRGIFPGRVFRNEATDASHDHTFYQLEGLMVDKDINIGNLIAVMKSFLSAFFQTEVDVRLRPGFFPFVEPGFELDLKCLICDGVGCSVCKQSGWVELMPCGLVHPQVLKFGGVDTEKYSGFAFGLGFTRLVMMRYKIDDIRLLESGDLRFLKQF from the coding sequence ATGGAAAAAAGATTACAAGATTTAAAAAAACAATTTGAAGAAGAAATAAAAAATGTCAAAGATAGCGAACTTTTGGCTGATTTGAAGACCAAATATCTTGGCAGAAAAGGTAAGCTGACTATAGTTCTTAAAGACGTCAAAGATTTGGCTCAAGAGGAAAGACCACGACTAGGCAAGTTGGCCAATCAGGTAAAAGAAGAATTGTCTATGATTTTTTCTAAAACTGAAAATATTTTTAAAAATCAAACAGGGCAAAATATAGATTTTGATCCAACTATGCCTGGTATCAGGCGTGAGGCTGGTCATTTGCATCCTTCTACCTTGGTTCAATATGAAATAGAAGATATTTTTGCTTCTATGGGTTTTGGAGTTTATGACGGGCCTCAGGTAGAGTCAGACTATTATAATTTTACGGCTCTAAATACCCCTGATGATCATCCGTCTCGTGATAGTCAGGATACTTTTTGGCTGGAGGATAATATGTTGCTACGCAGTCAGACTTCCAATTTGCAGGTCAGAATGCTAGAAAAGCATGGCGTGCCTTTTCGGGGTATATTTCCTGGTCGCGTGTTTAGAAATGAAGCCACTGATGCCAGTCATGATCATACTTTTTATCAGCTGGAAGGACTGATGGTGGATAAGGATATAAATATAGGAAATCTGATAGCTGTAATGAAATCATTTTTGTCAGCTTTTTTTCAAACAGAAGTAGATGTCAGGCTGCGTCCCGGATTTTTTCCTTTTGTTGAGCCTGGTTTTGAGTTGGATCTTAAATGTTTGATTTGTGATGGTGTTGGCTGCAGTGTTTGCAAACAGTCTGGTTGGGTAGAATTGATGCCTTGCGGCTTGGTTCATCCTCAGGTGCTTAAGTTTGGAGGAGTTGATACTGAAAAATATTCGGGTTTTGCTTTTGGGCTTGGTTTCACAAGGTTGGTTATGATGCGTTACAAGATTGATGATATTAGACTCCTAGAGTCAGGCGATCTTAGGTTTTTAAAACAATTTTAA
- a CDS encoding DUF721 domain-containing protein, giving the protein MSWTSFKDAADKALGQKGMNNQIEKTLLLEQANKILLDILGQESQDKFRAMYFRGSTLTIAVLDDGLLYKMETSKEQLIKKINSYFGKNIVDDCQFLN; this is encoded by the coding sequence ATGTCCTGGACTAGCTTTAAAGATGCAGCCGATAAAGCGCTCGGCCAAAAGGGGATGAACAATCAAATTGAGAAAACTTTACTTTTGGAACAAGCCAATAAAATATTATTAGATATTTTGGGTCAAGAGTCGCAGGATAAATTTCGGGCTATGTATTTTCGGGGCAGTACATTGACTATTGCTGTTTTAGATGACGGTCTTTTGTACAAAATGGAAACTTCAAAAGAACAATTGATAAAAAAAATTAATAGTTATTTTGGAAAAAATATAGTAGATGATTGCCAATTTTTAAATTAA